AATTCCTGCTCGAGGGCGATCTCAAGCAGAATCCGGTTCTCGCCGAAGGCGACATCATCATGGTCACCAGCGGCGAGCTGCTCGACAACGTCAAGGTGATCGGCGAGGTCCGCCTGCCCGGGGTCTTTGAAGAATTCACCAGCGCCACGGTGATCGACATGATCATGCGCGCCGGCGGGCCGACCGCCAATGCCGATGTCAAAAAGATCCGCTACGTCTCCCCGTCGCGCAAGAAGCAGACCGAATACCGCATCAACCTCGAGCAGTATCTCGCCGCCACTGGTACTTATCCCAACCCCGAGGTCAAGGCCGGGGACATCATCTATATCCCGAAAAAGCCGGCCGGCTGGCAGTCCTTTCTCCCCTATGTCAGCACCATTTCCAGCCTGCTGATCAGCATCTATTACGTCGTTTTAATCCGCAATAATTAGCATCCGGCCGGCCGCCCTCGCGCCGCCGGCCGTCACTGCATCGGAGTACGCATGCCTCCTGATATCCCCAATGACAGCGCCATTGAGCGCGAATGGACCCTGCAGGACTATATCAATCTCTTTCTCCGCCGCAAGTTCTCCATTCTTGTAACGGCGCTGCTGATCTTTGCCGCCGCCGCCGTCTATACCTTCATCCGCCCGCCGCAGTACTACTCCTCCGCCACCTTTATTATCGAGAGCCCGAATATGGGCCTGGGCAGCCTGCTCGGCAGCCAGTCTAGCGCCCGGGCGCTCGCCGAGCCGGGCCGGCCGCTGGAATTCTACCAGGCCCTGCTCGAAAGCCAGGCCTACCAGGAGCAGCTCTGGCAGCAGGCCCGCGGCGACAGCATCATTCTCGCCAGCGGCATGACCGGCGAGGAGTTCCACCGCTTCCTGCAAAAGAACATCAAGCTGACCACCGACAAGACCGAACTGGTCAAGCTCGGGGTGACGGCCAAATCGCCCCAGCTGGCCTGGCGTCTCGCCGACCTCGCCATCACGGTCTTCAAGCTGCGCTGCAAGCAGATCGAGCTGGAGGAGACCCGCAACGTCGTCGACTATGTCGACAAGCAGAAAGAGATCTCGCGCGGCAAGCTCGAGGATGCCGAGCGCTCACTGCAGGAATTCAACGAGTCGACCAGCTTTGCCGTCAGCGATGAGGATGGCGGGCTGCTGAAAAAGCTGGTCGAGCTGGAGAGCGGCCTGGCCGAGGTGCAGTCGCAGCGCGAGCTGGCCGAGGCCAACATCGCCGCCTACAACCAGCGCCTCAACGATCTCAAGGCCCCCAATACCCCCGAGCTGAACGACATCGACACCCCCCGCACCAAGGAGCTGCGCAGCCGCCTCGACCGGCTGATCGAGGAGCGCACCCAGCTGGCTGGCGCCGGGACGCGCAGCGTCAAGGCGGTCTCCCTGGATCAGCAGATCGACGAGGTGCGCAACCAGCTCTACCAGGCCATCCTCGAGACCACGCCGGGCAAGGATGCCGGCGCCTATCTCAACCAGAACCTCTGGGAGGAGATCCGCCAGAACCGCATCAAGGAGGAGCTGCAGCTCTACATGCTGCGCAACCGCGAGCGTTTTTTTCAGCGCCAGGTGGCCACCTACCGCCGCGAAAATCCCAAACTGGTCGAGCGCGCCATCGAGATGACCCGGTTGCAGCGCTCCAAAAAGGTCTACGAGGACATGTTCGCCATCCTGCTCGAAAAGGGCGAGGAGGCGCGCATCAAGTCGGCCACCGGCACCGGCGGCATCCGCATCCTCGACAGCCCGGTTATGCCGCAGCGGCCTGTGCCCGCCCATGTGCCGCGCAATCTCGCCGTCGGGCTGATGCTCGGCCTCGGCCTGGGGTTCGGCCTCGCCATGTTGCGCGATTATCTCGACAACACCATCCGCAGCCAGGATGAGCTGACGCGTCATACCGGGCTGGCGGTAATGGGGGCGGTCGCCGAGATCAAGGTGAAGGATCCCGCCGGCCGCAAGCCGGTCCGGCCGGCGCAAGTTGAGGAGGCCGAAACGACGGGGCCCGCGGCTTATGCTTTTTCGAGCAACGGCTATACCGGCCATCTCATCTCCCAGATGAAGCCGCGCGAGCCGGTGGTGGATGCCTACCGCACCTTGCGCACCAACCTCCAGTTCGCCAGCGTCGACCAGCCCATCAGCGCTCTGCTGGTCACCAGCGCCCTGCCGGGTGAAGGCAAGACCCTCTCCACGGCCAATATTGCCATCAGCTTCGCAGAACTGGGCCAGCGGGTGCTGATCATCGACGGCGACATGCGCAAGCCCAGGCAGCACACCCTCTTCGGATTAAAGAGCACGCCGGGCCTGGCGGATTGCATGGCGCGGGGGCTCAGCGCCGGACAGGTGATCTACCAGACCAGCGTGCCCAATCTGCGCCTGGTCCCCTGCGGCACCATCCCGCCCAATCCAGCGGAGATGATCGCCAGCCAGCGCATGGGGGATTTCATCGCCCAGTGCCGGATGATGTTCGATCTGGTGGTTATCGACGCCCCGCCGGTGCGGCTGGTTACCGACCCGCTGCTCTTCGCTGCCAAGGCCACCCATGTGCTGCTAGTGGTCAAGGCCAACTCGACCCAGATGCGCGATGTGCAGGAGGCGGCCGCGTTGATGCACCGGGCGCAGACGCCTATTCTGGGCGTGCTGTTTAATTACGTAAAAACTACTCGGGGATACGGCGATTACCACCGCTATAATTACTATTACCACAGCTTTTCCACCGGCAAAGAGGCTTGATTAATCGAACGGGAGCAATTAATACAAGATCTGAATAATTGTTGTGCATTCGTGTTATTAATCATTAACTAAAAAGTAGCCCTTGATTAAAAGAAGTAGCAATACTATACAGGCATTTTGGGTAGGCATGGGTACCCTAAGTTCCTTTGCATTTACCATAATCAGTGCTGTAATTTTATCGCGCTTGTTAAGTAAATCTGAATATGGCACATATCGACAAACTTTATATGTTTATCAT
This window of the bacterium genome carries:
- a CDS encoding polysaccharide biosynthesis tyrosine autokinase produces the protein MPPDIPNDSAIEREWTLQDYINLFLRRKFSILVTALLIFAAAAVYTFIRPPQYYSSATFIIESPNMGLGSLLGSQSSARALAEPGRPLEFYQALLESQAYQEQLWQQARGDSIILASGMTGEEFHRFLQKNIKLTTDKTELVKLGVTAKSPQLAWRLADLAITVFKLRCKQIELEETRNVVDYVDKQKEISRGKLEDAERSLQEFNESTSFAVSDEDGGLLKKLVELESGLAEVQSQRELAEANIAAYNQRLNDLKAPNTPELNDIDTPRTKELRSRLDRLIEERTQLAGAGTRSVKAVSLDQQIDEVRNQLYQAILETTPGKDAGAYLNQNLWEEIRQNRIKEELQLYMLRNRERFFQRQVATYRRENPKLVERAIEMTRLQRSKKVYEDMFAILLEKGEEARIKSATGTGGIRILDSPVMPQRPVPAHVPRNLAVGLMLGLGLGFGLAMLRDYLDNTIRSQDELTRHTGLAVMGAVAEIKVKDPAGRKPVRPAQVEEAETTGPAAYAFSSNGYTGHLISQMKPREPVVDAYRTLRTNLQFASVDQPISALLVTSALPGEGKTLSTANIAISFAELGQRVLIIDGDMRKPRQHTLFGLKSTPGLADCMARGLSAGQVIYQTSVPNLRLVPCGTIPPNPAEMIASQRMGDFIAQCRMMFDLVVIDAPPVRLVTDPLLFAAKATHVLLVVKANSTQMRDVQEAAALMHRAQTPILGVLFNYVKTTRGYGDYHRYNYYYHSFSTGKEA